Proteins from a genomic interval of Nitrospina gracilis Nb-211:
- a CDS encoding ATP-dependent helicase → MNSNELNPQQLQAVRHTEGPLMLVAGAGSGKTRAITFRILHMIRDKGIAPENILAITFTNKAAGEMRERVLGQMGDGGRAPWISTFHSLCLRLLRQHMEFPGYTKDFVIYDAQDQLSLVKKCMKAAQVNEEAFPPKAILHHISGFKNDYQLPEHIKLDALPYGHKLKAAHVYPHYQNALKENNALDFDDLLMMTVKLFKTNKELCDHYNDRFRYILVDEFQDTNLTQYHLIQLLSRAHHNVCVVGDDDQSIYRWRGANLENLLHFEKDFPGTTVIKLEENYRSTQTILNAAGAVVRQNAARREKNLWTRNESGEPILYYRAEDEIDEARAVCERIHQWVQDGASLNDIAILYRTNAQSRVLEDQLRHLGVAYQVIGGLKFYERKEIKDILSYLRVILNPNDSVSLKRIVNTPVRGIGKTSVDKVEAYCGEHHLTLLEGLRRAVEIVGAGPAKKIAQFVAMMDRFQRVAEDSPAVDLLQEVFEKTGYVTVLQRENTQEAKSRIENLNELRSAVEQFVDIDRKGSLREFLDTTTLVADLDNLDDSRGVLALMTLHTCKGLEFDSVCIIGFENGLLPHASSLSSNEEYEEERRLCYVGFTRARKRLMVSNARRRRIYGSTFTYQPSDFINAIPREVMTMESSAPAMTASSSYSSSYASKNGGDEWSLPAGAPPPATDTGYAVGTKVLHPKFGSGVVVNREGSDDDMKVVVFFKGAGKKKLAVAHANLIVV, encoded by the coding sequence ATGAATTCCAACGAACTCAATCCGCAACAACTGCAAGCCGTCCGGCACACGGAAGGCCCGCTCATGCTGGTCGCGGGTGCGGGATCGGGCAAGACCCGCGCCATCACATTCCGCATCCTGCACATGATCCGCGACAAAGGCATCGCGCCGGAGAACATCCTCGCCATCACCTTCACCAACAAGGCGGCGGGGGAGATGCGCGAGCGCGTGCTGGGGCAGATGGGCGACGGTGGCCGTGCGCCGTGGATCAGCACCTTCCATTCGCTGTGCCTGCGCCTCCTGCGCCAGCACATGGAGTTTCCAGGCTATACGAAGGATTTTGTCATCTACGACGCGCAGGACCAGTTGTCGCTCGTCAAAAAATGCATGAAGGCGGCGCAGGTGAACGAAGAAGCGTTCCCGCCGAAAGCCATCCTGCACCACATCAGCGGATTCAAAAACGATTACCAACTGCCGGAACACATCAAGCTCGACGCCCTGCCGTATGGCCACAAGTTGAAAGCGGCGCATGTGTACCCGCACTACCAGAACGCGCTCAAGGAAAACAACGCCCTCGATTTCGACGACCTGCTGATGATGACGGTGAAACTGTTCAAGACCAACAAGGAACTGTGCGATCACTATAACGACCGCTTCCGCTACATATTGGTCGATGAGTTTCAGGATACGAACCTCACGCAGTACCATCTCATCCAACTGCTGTCGCGGGCGCATCACAACGTGTGCGTGGTGGGCGACGACGACCAGAGCATCTACCGCTGGCGGGGCGCCAACCTGGAAAACCTCCTGCACTTCGAAAAGGACTTTCCCGGCACCACCGTCATCAAGTTGGAGGAGAATTATCGCTCGACGCAGACCATCCTGAACGCCGCCGGAGCGGTGGTGCGGCAGAATGCGGCACGCCGCGAGAAAAATCTGTGGACGCGCAACGAGTCGGGCGAGCCTATTTTGTATTACCGCGCAGAGGATGAAATCGACGAGGCCCGCGCGGTGTGCGAACGCATCCACCAGTGGGTGCAGGACGGCGCGTCGCTCAACGACATCGCCATCCTCTACCGCACCAACGCGCAGTCGCGTGTGCTGGAGGATCAACTGCGTCATCTGGGCGTGGCCTACCAGGTGATCGGCGGCCTCAAGTTTTACGAGCGCAAAGAGATCAAGGACATCCTCAGTTACCTGCGCGTGATTCTGAACCCCAACGATTCGGTTTCGCTCAAGCGCATCGTCAACACGCCGGTGCGCGGTATCGGCAAGACCTCCGTGGACAAGGTCGAGGCCTACTGCGGGGAACACCACCTGACGTTGCTGGAAGGCCTGCGCCGGGCGGTGGAGATTGTGGGAGCGGGGCCGGCGAAAAAGATCGCGCAGTTTGTCGCCATGATGGACCGCTTTCAGCGGGTGGCGGAGGACAGCCCGGCGGTCGATCTGTTGCAGGAGGTGTTCGAGAAAACCGGTTACGTCACGGTATTGCAGAGGGAAAACACGCAGGAAGCGAAAAGCCGTATCGAAAACCTGAACGAGTTGCGTTCCGCCGTCGAGCAGTTCGTGGACATCGACCGCAAAGGTTCGCTGAGAGAATTTCTCGACACCACAACCCTTGTTGCCGATCTCGATAATCTGGACGACAGCCGGGGTGTGCTGGCGCTGATGACGCTCCACACCTGTAAGGGGCTGGAATTCGATTCGGTGTGCATCATCGGCTTCGAGAACGGACTCCTGCCGCACGCCAGTTCGCTGTCGAGCAATGAGGAGTATGAAGAAGAGCGGCGGTTGTGTTATGTCGGCTTCACCCGTGCGCGCAAGCGGCTGATGGTCAGCAACGCGCGCCGACGGCGCATTTACGGAAGCACCTTCACCTACCAGCCTTCCGATTTCATAAACGCCATTCCGCGTGAGGTGATGACGATGGAGTCGAGCGCGCCTGCGATGACAGCCTCGTCCTCCTATTCTTCATCCTACGCGTCGAAAAACGGCGGTGACGAATGGTCGTTGCCTGCGGGTGCACCGCCGCCCGCCACCGACACCGGCTACGCCGTGGGCACGAAAGTCCTGCATCCCAAGTTCGGCTCCGGCGTGGTGGTCAACCGCGAAGGCAGTGACGACGACATGAAAGTGGTCGTGTTTTTCAAAGGCGCGGGCAAGAAAAAACTCGCCGTGGCTCACGCCAACCTCATCGTAGTTTGA
- a CDS encoding ABC transporter substrate-binding protein yields the protein MKYFSRFLIWALALSVLGAFLSPRPAVAEGKETRVVLGAVLPLSGENASQGTDAERGIQLALKTYSSALAQKGLKVKMVLVDDRSDPEQGEKVARALIEEEQVQAIVGPFTSPVFLAMSPLVQKNKVVLMSGSATTPKIRKAGDYAFTLVTPDDRQGRALARFAYEILRARQGVILYLDNDYGREFQKVVHREFINLGGSIDWVHGIAKGTTDFSAALEKVKGLDPHAVFFLTYPAEGGLLLKQARDIGLETPFLGGDGVYSQDLIDIAGEAARNTFASAMNWRLKSPKPPVREFVKRFTTQYGVQPNLYSASYYDATTIILQSLLAGKLDSESMRHHIEQSQFQGATGEIRFESGHAVKKPIDIFKVEDYTFDYFQTIMTY from the coding sequence ATGAAGTATTTTTCCCGATTTTTGATCTGGGCGCTGGCGTTGAGTGTGCTGGGCGCTTTTTTGTCTCCGCGTCCGGCGGTGGCCGAGGGTAAGGAAACCCGTGTCGTTCTGGGTGCGGTCCTGCCTTTGAGCGGCGAGAACGCGTCGCAGGGCACGGACGCCGAACGTGGTATCCAACTGGCGTTGAAGACCTACTCTTCCGCCCTGGCTCAAAAAGGCCTCAAGGTCAAGATGGTGCTGGTGGACGACCGCTCCGACCCCGAACAGGGCGAAAAGGTGGCGCGGGCGTTGATCGAGGAAGAACAGGTGCAGGCCATCGTCGGTCCGTTCACCTCACCGGTGTTCCTCGCCATGTCGCCGCTTGTGCAGAAGAACAAGGTGGTGTTGATGTCGGGAAGCGCCACCACGCCCAAGATCCGGAAGGCGGGCGATTACGCCTTCACGCTGGTCACGCCGGACGACCGCCAGGGCCGGGCACTGGCCAGGTTCGCTTATGAAATCCTGCGCGCCCGGCAGGGCGTCATCCTCTACCTCGACAACGATTACGGGCGCGAGTTCCAGAAGGTGGTGCACCGCGAGTTCATCAATCTGGGCGGGAGCATCGACTGGGTGCACGGCATCGCCAAGGGCACGACGGATTTTTCCGCAGCGCTGGAAAAGGTGAAGGGCCTGGACCCGCACGCGGTGTTCTTCCTCACGTATCCGGCGGAAGGCGGACTGCTTCTCAAACAGGCGCGTGATATCGGGCTGGAAACGCCCTTCCTCGGCGGTGACGGAGTGTACAGTCAGGATCTGATCGACATTGCGGGCGAGGCGGCGCGCAACACCTTCGCCTCGGCCATGAACTGGCGGCTCAAATCGCCGAAGCCGCCTGTGCGGGAATTCGTCAAACGCTTCACCACGCAGTACGGCGTGCAACCGAACCTGTACTCCGCCAGTTATTACGACGCCACCACCATCATTCTGCAGTCCCTGCTGGCGGGCAAACTTGATTCCGAATCCATGCGCCACCACATAGAACAATCGCAGTTTCAGGGCGCAACGGGGGAGATCCGTTTCGAATCCGGCCACGCGGTGAAAAAACCCATCGACATTTTCAAGGTCGAGGATTACACTTTCGATTACTTTCAAACCATCATGACGTACTGA
- the hemH gene encoding ferrochelatase encodes MASPTAQDVRTGVILLAHGAPNRVTDIPEYLKRIRGGTASSTEVIREITERYEAIGGSSPLLQITEAQAEALETFLNQEGDRFRVYIGMRNWYPLIEDAVRKAKADGVDRLVALCLAPQFSKWSTERYLNSFNEALGACDAGGIPVQFIKSWPNQPSLIDAFAERFRAAESDLKAKGYETFHTVFTVHSIPSAYVEEGLDPYVQEYEKTLNAIRRQVPMEPWHQAYQSQGMIPCPWLEPSVEETLDKIAGEGGKAVLIFPVGFVCDHIEILYDIDIGFKKYAEEKGLVLFRTESLNTSPLFIEALAGAVWEHLV; translated from the coding sequence ATGGCTAGTCCCACCGCACAGGACGTGAGGACGGGGGTCATCCTGCTCGCCCACGGCGCACCCAACCGCGTCACCGATATTCCCGAGTACCTGAAACGCATCCGTGGCGGCACGGCGTCGAGTACGGAAGTCATCCGCGAGATCACCGAACGCTACGAGGCCATCGGCGGCAGTTCGCCCCTGCTCCAGATCACCGAGGCGCAGGCGGAGGCGCTGGAAACGTTTCTCAACCAGGAAGGCGACCGTTTCCGCGTGTACATCGGCATGCGCAACTGGTACCCGCTCATCGAAGACGCGGTGCGGAAGGCGAAGGCCGACGGTGTGGACCGCCTCGTCGCGCTCTGTCTCGCGCCACAGTTCAGCAAGTGGAGCACGGAGCGGTATCTCAACTCGTTCAACGAAGCCCTGGGAGCGTGCGATGCGGGCGGCATCCCGGTGCAGTTCATCAAAAGCTGGCCGAACCAGCCGTCGCTGATCGACGCGTTTGCGGAACGGTTCCGCGCCGCGGAGTCGGACCTCAAGGCCAAGGGCTACGAAACCTTCCATACGGTGTTCACCGTGCACAGCATTCCGTCAGCGTACGTCGAGGAGGGTCTCGACCCCTACGTGCAGGAATATGAAAAAACGCTGAATGCCATCCGCCGGCAGGTGCCAATGGAGCCCTGGCACCAAGCGTATCAAAGCCAGGGCATGATCCCCTGCCCGTGGCTGGAACCGAGCGTTGAGGAAACCCTCGATAAGATTGCCGGGGAGGGCGGCAAGGCGGTGCTCATTTTCCCCGTCGGATTCGTCTGCGATCACATTGAAATCCTTTACGATATCGATATCGGATTCAAAAAATACGCGGAAGAAAAGGGCCTCGTGCTGTTCCGCACCGAATCCCTCAACACCTCTCCTTTGTTCATCGAAGCCCTCGCCGGAGCGGTCTGGGAACACCTCGTCTGA
- the hemE gene encoding uroporphyrinogen decarboxylase, producing the protein MDKNGEYRFLKACRGEPVDCTPVWFMRQAGRYMKEYRDLKAKYSFLEMCRTPELATEVTLQPLDVLGVDAAIIFADILLPLEPMGTGLEFTAGDGPSIPRPVRTRQDVENLRPVNSEEQLGYVGDAIKLVRKEIAGKLPLIGFSGAPFTLSSYMVEGGKSKEFTTTKLMMYQEPETWNLLMDKVVDVLVDYLKMQVKAGAQALQIFDSWVGCLNPGDYERYILPHTKRVFEGLKECGVPVINFSTGTSSMLPLVHQSGGDVMGFDWRIHLDDARRQIGLDTPVQGNLDPNILFAPIPVIREKVLDILKRAEGRPGHIFNLGHGILQHTPVDHVKAVVDMVHEYRHG; encoded by the coding sequence ATGGACAAAAACGGAGAATACCGCTTTCTGAAGGCCTGCCGGGGCGAGCCGGTGGACTGCACCCCGGTCTGGTTCATGCGCCAGGCGGGCCGCTACATGAAGGAGTACCGCGACCTCAAGGCCAAATACTCGTTCCTCGAGATGTGCCGCACGCCGGAGCTGGCGACCGAGGTCACGCTCCAGCCTCTGGACGTGCTGGGCGTCGATGCGGCCATCATTTTTGCCGATATCCTCTTGCCGCTGGAGCCGATGGGCACCGGGCTGGAGTTCACCGCAGGCGACGGTCCTTCCATTCCACGCCCCGTGCGCACGCGCCAGGACGTGGAGAACCTCCGGCCGGTCAACAGCGAGGAGCAGTTGGGGTATGTTGGGGATGCGATCAAACTGGTGCGCAAGGAGATTGCGGGGAAACTGCCGCTCATCGGGTTCAGCGGCGCGCCGTTCACCTTGAGCAGTTACATGGTGGAAGGCGGCAAATCGAAAGAGTTCACCACCACCAAGCTCATGATGTATCAGGAGCCCGAGACGTGGAACCTGCTCATGGACAAGGTGGTGGACGTGCTGGTTGATTACCTGAAGATGCAGGTGAAAGCGGGCGCACAGGCCCTCCAGATTTTCGACAGCTGGGTGGGATGCCTCAACCCCGGCGACTACGAACGCTACATCCTGCCGCATACGAAACGGGTGTTCGAGGGCCTCAAGGAATGCGGCGTGCCGGTGATCAATTTCAGCACGGGCACCTCAAGCATGCTGCCCTTGGTGCATCAGTCCGGCGGCGACGTCATGGGCTTCGACTGGCGCATCCATCTGGATGACGCGCGCCGGCAGATCGGCCTGGACACACCGGTGCAGGGCAACCTCGATCCCAACATCCTGTTCGCGCCGATCCCGGTGATCCGCGAGAAGGTCCTCGACATTTTGAAACGCGCCGAAGGACGGCCGGGCCACATCTTCAACCTCGGCCACGGCATCCTGCAACACACGCCGGTCGATCACGTCAAGGCCGTGGTGGACATGGTGCACGAGTACCGGCATGGCTAG
- the queG gene encoding tRNA epoxyqueuosine(34) reductase QueG, translating to MSHENSKIAYPPANGLNGMHTATLSEKMNALHDRARELGFDALGVAPPDAGDGGRRFLEWLERGHDGEMAYMKRGEAKRLDPALILPGVKSILCLRTNYHTRAKSLDFLNQPQTGDISNYAWNVDYHDLIKPRLHKLEHFLWELFPGCASKAYVDTGPVLEKALAEKAGLGWIGKHSNLLTEGLGSYYFLSEILIDVALPFSEPATDHCGTCTSCIDICPTRAIVAPYVVDARRCISYLTIELKGVIPLEFRKAIGNRIYGCDDCQIVCPWNSYAVTTGEPTFQERAGTRRLIDLMRLDEDGFRERFRKSPVKRIKRRGLLRNVAVALGNSGDPEAVPVLVAVLGDPEPLIRAHAVWALGELLGDKVWQEVQGPLADEADACVQAEIERLKSIDPQGGNGL from the coding sequence GTGAGCCACGAGAATAGCAAAATCGCCTACCCTCCCGCAAATGGTTTGAACGGCATGCACACGGCAACGCTCTCAGAAAAAATGAACGCCCTGCATGACCGCGCACGCGAGCTGGGATTCGACGCGCTGGGCGTGGCCCCGCCCGACGCCGGCGACGGCGGCAGGCGGTTTCTCGAATGGCTCGAGCGCGGTCACGACGGCGAGATGGCCTACATGAAGCGCGGCGAGGCCAAACGGCTCGATCCCGCGCTTATCCTGCCCGGTGTGAAAAGCATCTTGTGCCTGCGCACCAATTATCACACGCGGGCCAAATCCCTCGATTTTTTAAATCAACCCCAAACGGGCGATATTTCCAACTACGCGTGGAACGTCGATTACCACGACCTCATCAAACCGCGCCTGCACAAGCTGGAGCATTTTTTGTGGGAGCTGTTTCCCGGATGCGCCAGCAAGGCGTACGTGGACACCGGTCCCGTGCTCGAAAAAGCACTGGCCGAGAAGGCGGGACTGGGGTGGATCGGCAAGCATTCGAACCTGCTCACCGAAGGGCTGGGGTCGTATTACTTCCTCTCCGAGATTCTGATCGATGTGGCCCTGCCGTTTTCCGAGCCCGCCACCGACCACTGCGGCACCTGCACCAGTTGCATCGACATCTGCCCCACCCGCGCCATCGTCGCCCCTTACGTGGTCGACGCGCGGCGGTGCATCTCGTATCTGACGATCGAGCTCAAGGGCGTCATCCCGCTCGAGTTCCGCAAGGCCATCGGCAACCGCATCTACGGATGCGACGACTGCCAGATCGTGTGCCCGTGGAATTCGTACGCCGTCACCACCGGCGAACCCACCTTTCAGGAACGCGCCGGCACGCGCCGGCTCATCGACCTCATGCGCCTCGATGAAGACGGTTTCCGGGAACGCTTCCGCAAAAGCCCCGTCAAACGCATCAAACGCCGCGGCCTCCTGCGCAATGTCGCCGTCGCCCTCGGTAACAGCGGCGACCCGGAAGCCGTTCCCGTGCTGGTGGCGGTGCTGGGTGACCCGGAACCGCTGATCCGCGCGCACGCCGTATGGGCGCTGGGGGAACTGCTGGGCGACAAAGTCTGGCAGGAGGTACAGGGTCCTCTGGCGGATGAGGCCGATGCCTGCGTGCAGGCGGAAATCGAGCGCCTAAAATCCATTGATCCACAAGGCGGAAACGGCCTATAA
- a CDS encoding histone deacetylase family protein, protein MKKTGYIYHPLYLEHETGSHPENPGRLRAITHKLEETGLISRLSPLEPRAATAEEIALNHPERYMDSVARACESGMSRLDMDTAISTKSYDSALLAAGAGLTAVDAVLDGTCDNVFCAVRPPGHHAEETRSMGFCLFNNVAIAARYAMTKKGLNRVFIFDWDVHHGNGTQHSFYADPNIYYSSTHQFPFYPGTGDKDETGTGDGLGTTLNFPMRAFSNDADYISVVKDKLIPEMFRFKPDLIIISSGFDAHEDDPLANVSLTTECFGEMTRLIRGAADEICQGRLISMLEGGYNYEALADSVYIHLENLLS, encoded by the coding sequence ATGAAAAAAACCGGATACATCTACCATCCGCTGTACCTGGAGCACGAAACCGGAAGCCACCCGGAGAACCCCGGCCGTCTGCGCGCCATCACGCACAAGCTGGAGGAGACCGGCCTGATTTCGCGCCTGTCCCCGCTGGAGCCGCGCGCCGCCACAGCGGAGGAGATCGCGCTCAACCATCCGGAACGGTACATGGATTCCGTCGCCCGCGCCTGCGAATCCGGGATGAGCCGCCTGGACATGGACACCGCCATCAGCACGAAGTCGTACGACTCGGCCCTGCTGGCGGCGGGGGCGGGGCTGACTGCGGTGGATGCGGTGCTGGACGGCACCTGTGACAACGTGTTCTGCGCCGTGCGCCCGCCGGGCCACCATGCGGAAGAGACGCGGTCGATGGGGTTCTGCCTGTTCAACAACGTCGCCATCGCCGCCCGGTACGCGATGACGAAAAAGGGCCTCAACCGGGTGTTCATTTTTGACTGGGACGTGCACCACGGCAACGGCACCCAGCATTCGTTTTACGCCGATCCTAACATTTATTATTCCAGCACTCACCAATTTCCTTTTTATCCGGGAACCGGCGACAAGGACGAAACGGGGACGGGGGACGGGCTCGGCACCACGCTCAATTTTCCCATGCGCGCGTTTTCCAACGATGCGGATTACATTTCGGTGGTCAAGGACAAGCTGATCCCGGAGATGTTCCGCTTCAAACCGGACCTCATCATCATTTCTTCCGGATTCGACGCGCACGAAGACGACCCGCTGGCCAACGTGTCGCTCACCACGGAGTGTTTCGGCGAGATGACCCGGCTGATTCGCGGCGCGGCGGACGAAATCTGCCAGGGACGCCTGATTTCCATGCTGGAAGGCGGTTACAATTACGAGGCGCTGGCGGACTCGGTGTACATTCATCTGGAAAATTTGTTATCATAA
- a CDS encoding ATP-dependent Clp protease ATP-binding subunit has protein sequence MLQQYLRQFTDKVIDALNVGAMEMVNLRQTLLTPEFVLIGLIEAQDSRLKRFFETYYPENKDLSRQLLDRLFEIVSAESPEEMQQIQQIHLSKETNILFEVAQEEAKKFGDRYIGVGTMFLGMLDSRVGRVAKTLQEFGFKYAKVHEDLEIMRGGATIDEQNAEGKMDVLSQYTTDLTDLARRGDLDPVIGREKEIDRLIQILSRRNKNNPVLIGEPGVGKTVIVEGLAQKIVKAEVPNSLLNKRVKMLEMSEIIAGAKMRGEFEERMKAVKDEIVSAHGNVILFIDELHTLVSAGAGAGGVDASNILKSALSRGQLQCIGAATLDDYKKSIEQDKALERRFQPVMVSEPSVEMTIEMLKGIKARYERHHSIIYSDSAIRAAAKLSEKHISDRALPDKAVDLLDEAGAKKHLALIYVPPVIQQLEKEKNDLLKAQKAAFDEQDFRKVAELRQEVIEIDHKLAEEKKEWNEKLKEVDHSVTEEDIANVVATWTGIPVNKIRETETEKLKNMEDNLHKRVIGQHQAIVALSNAIRRNRAGLKDKNRPIGSFLFLGPTGVGKTELAKALAEFLLDDENRLIRLDMSEYMEKHAVSKIIGSPPGYVGYDEGGQLTEKVRRQPYSVILLDELEKAHPDVFNILLQLLDDGRLTDAHGRVTSFKNAIIIGTSNIGTQFITEGKTKGIGFATLDDPDRDYNQIRSLVLNEVQKLFKPEFINRLDDLIVFHKLEPEHVRAIADLMLNNLNKRLQENEMSVEVTEAVKKQLAREGFSDTYGARPLRRLIEDKIENAISMKIINGELKQGHAILVDYVDDEFVFSAKEVEPEAVPAS, from the coding sequence ATGCTTCAACAATATTTGAGGCAATTCACCGATAAAGTCATCGACGCCTTGAACGTCGGCGCCATGGAAATGGTGAACCTGCGCCAGACCCTGCTCACGCCGGAGTTCGTGCTGATCGGCCTGATCGAGGCGCAGGACTCCCGCCTGAAACGTTTCTTCGAAACGTATTACCCGGAAAACAAGGACCTGTCCCGTCAGCTCCTCGACCGCCTGTTCGAAATCGTTTCGGCTGAAAGCCCGGAGGAGATGCAACAGATCCAGCAGATCCACCTGTCCAAGGAAACCAATATCCTGTTCGAGGTGGCGCAGGAAGAGGCCAAGAAGTTTGGCGACCGCTACATCGGTGTCGGCACCATGTTCCTCGGCATGCTGGATTCGCGCGTGGGCCGCGTGGCCAAAACCCTGCAGGAGTTCGGCTTCAAGTACGCCAAGGTACACGAAGACCTGGAGATCATGCGCGGCGGCGCCACCATCGACGAGCAGAACGCCGAAGGCAAGATGGACGTGCTCAGCCAGTACACGACGGACCTCACCGACCTCGCCCGGCGCGGCGATCTCGATCCCGTCATCGGCCGCGAAAAGGAAATCGACCGGCTCATCCAGATCCTGTCACGGCGTAACAAGAACAACCCGGTGCTCATCGGCGAGCCCGGCGTCGGCAAGACCGTCATCGTGGAAGGCCTCGCCCAGAAGATCGTGAAAGCCGAGGTGCCCAATAGCCTGCTCAACAAACGCGTCAAAATGCTCGAGATGTCGGAGATCATCGCCGGCGCGAAGATGCGCGGCGAGTTCGAGGAACGCATGAAGGCGGTGAAGGACGAGATCGTCAGCGCCCACGGCAACGTCATCCTGTTCATCGACGAATTGCACACGCTGGTCAGCGCCGGTGCGGGCGCAGGCGGCGTCGACGCGTCCAACATCCTCAAGTCCGCCCTCTCCCGCGGCCAGTTGCAATGCATCGGCGCGGCCACACTGGACGATTATAAAAAATCCATCGAGCAGGACAAGGCGCTGGAACGCCGCTTCCAACCGGTCATGGTATCGGAGCCATCGGTGGAGATGACCATCGAGATGCTGAAAGGCATCAAGGCGCGCTATGAGAGGCACCACTCGATCATTTACAGCGACAGCGCCATCCGCGCCGCCGCCAAGCTGTCGGAAAAACACATCTCCGACCGCGCCCTGCCGGACAAGGCGGTGGACCTGCTTGATGAAGCCGGGGCGAAAAAACACCTCGCTCTCATTTACGTGCCGCCGGTCATCCAGCAGTTGGAAAAAGAAAAGAACGACCTGTTGAAAGCACAGAAGGCGGCGTTCGACGAGCAGGATTTCCGCAAGGTGGCGGAACTGAGGCAGGAAGTCATCGAGATCGACCACAAACTCGCCGAAGAAAAAAAAGAATGGAACGAAAAGCTCAAGGAGGTCGATCACTCGGTGACGGAGGAAGACATCGCCAACGTGGTGGCAACGTGGACCGGCATTCCGGTCAACAAGATCCGCGAGACGGAAACCGAGAAGCTCAAGAACATGGAGGACAACCTGCACAAGCGCGTCATCGGCCAGCACCAGGCCATCGTCGCGCTCAGCAACGCCATTCGCCGGAACCGCGCCGGACTGAAAGACAAAAACCGCCCCATCGGGTCGTTCCTGTTTCTCGGCCCCACCGGCGTGGGCAAGACGGAGCTGGCGAAAGCGCTGGCGGAGTTTCTGCTCGACGACGAAAACCGCCTCATCCGTCTCGACATGTCCGAGTACATGGAAAAGCACGCGGTGTCGAAGATCATCGGCTCGCCGCCGGGTTACGTCGGTTACGACGAAGGCGGTCAATTGACTGAGAAGGTGCGGCGGCAACCCTACTCCGTCATCCTGCTCGACGAGCTGGAAAAGGCGCACCCGGACGTGTTCAATATTCTTCTGCAACTGTTGGACGACGGGCGGCTCACCGACGCCCACGGCCGCGTCACCAGTTTCAAGAACGCCATCATCATCGGCACCTCCAACATCGGCACGCAGTTCATCACCGAAGGCAAGACCAAGGGCATCGGCTTCGCCACCCTGGATGATCCCGACCGCGACTACAACCAGATCCGCTCACTCGTCCTGAACGAAGTGCAAAAGCTGTTCAAGCCGGAGTTCATCAACCGGCTCGACGACCTGATCGTGTTCCACAAGCTGGAACCGGAACACGTGCGCGCCATCGCCGACCTCATGCTGAACAACCTCAACAAGCGTTTGCAGGAAAACGAAATGAGCGTGGAGGTCACCGAAGCCGTCAAGAAGCAGTTGGCCAGGGAAGGATTCAGCGACACCTACGGCGCGCGGCCGCTCCGCCGCCTGATCGAGGATAAAATCGAAAACGCCATTTCCATGAAGATCATCAACGGCGAACTCAAGCAGGGCCACGCCATCCTCGTCGATTACGTGGACGATGAATTCGTGTTCTCCGCGAAGGAAGTGGAACCGGAGGCCGTGCCCGCGTCATGA
- a CDS encoding Gx transporter family protein: MTSSPMQNATPDNRKLVVLAILVGLGVVLHRVEAMLPLPSPWVKLGLANVITLVTLVRYGFYEALTVTVLRIFLGGIFGGTFLGPTFFLSLTGGLAAMAVMGLVHHLGQRWFSLIGVSVSAAYAHTTAIFLCVFYFFIQQKTFLQLLPVFLTFSLLTGILTGVLANHVLERMREENVTVP; the protein is encoded by the coding sequence ATGACCTCCTCGCCCATGCAAAACGCCACTCCCGACAACCGCAAGCTGGTGGTGCTGGCCATTCTGGTCGGCCTCGGCGTGGTTCTGCACCGCGTGGAGGCGATGCTCCCTCTGCCCTCACCGTGGGTGAAGCTCGGCCTCGCCAACGTCATCACCCTGGTCACGCTGGTGCGCTACGGGTTTTACGAAGCGCTCACCGTCACCGTGCTTCGCATCTTTCTGGGTGGCATCTTCGGCGGCACGTTTCTCGGCCCCACGTTTTTCCTGAGCCTCACCGGCGGGCTTGCGGCGATGGCGGTCATGGGACTCGTGCATCACCTCGGCCAGCGCTGGTTCAGCCTGATCGGGGTCAGCGTGTCCGCCGCCTACGCACACACCACCGCCATCTTTCTCTGCGTATTCTATTTCTTCATTCAGCAGAAAACGTTTCTGCAACTGCTTCCCGTGTTCCTCACCTTCTCGCTTCTCACCGGCATCCTGACCGGCGTCCTCGCCAACCATGTGCTGGAACGCATGCGCGAGGAAAACGTCACCGTCCCTTGA